One Paracidovorax avenae ATCC 19860 genomic region harbors:
- a CDS encoding transcriptional regulator → MTLHEYLQQHGALSVRQLRLRMAQYGSPIKSDAQIRQWQHGYARRIPSPLNCVAIEQATGGQVTRKDLRPHDWAAIWPELGAAR, encoded by the coding sequence ATGACGTTGCACGAATACCTCCAACAGCACGGCGCCCTGAGCGTCCGCCAGCTCCGGCTGCGCATGGCGCAGTACGGGTCGCCGATCAAGAGCGACGCGCAGATCCGGCAGTGGCAGCACGGCTACGCCCGGCGGATCCCCTCCCCGCTGAACTGCGTGGCCATCGAGCAGGCCACGGGCGGCCAGGTCACGCGCAAGGACCTGCGCCCGCACGACTGGGCCGCCATCTGGCCGGAGCTGGGCGCGGCGCGCTGA
- a CDS encoding YXWGXW repeat-containing protein, whose product MTHRQALSLSAASLALAAAMGTVTTAAQAATSATVIVQSGPQYVAPAPVVLERWSAPPPPRYERVPPPRRGMVWEQGHWEWRGRGHVWVPGHWLRARPGYVYRQPGWVQQGGRWEMRRGGWDRDGDGVPNRYDRRPDDPYRR is encoded by the coding sequence ATGACCCACCGCCAGGCCCTGTCCCTCTCCGCCGCCTCGCTCGCGCTGGCCGCCGCCATGGGCACGGTGACCACCGCCGCGCAGGCCGCCACCAGCGCCACCGTCATCGTGCAATCCGGTCCGCAGTACGTCGCGCCCGCGCCCGTGGTGCTGGAGCGCTGGTCCGCGCCGCCCCCGCCCCGCTATGAACGCGTGCCGCCGCCGCGCCGCGGCATGGTCTGGGAACAGGGCCACTGGGAATGGCGCGGCCGCGGCCACGTCTGGGTTCCGGGCCACTGGCTGCGCGCGCGGCCGGGCTATGTGTACCGCCAGCCGGGCTGGGTGCAGCAGGGCGGCCGCTGGGAGATGCGCCGTGGCGGGTGGGACCGCGACGGCGACGGCGTGCCCAACCGCTACGACCGCCGGCCCGACGATCCCTACCGGCGCTGA
- a CDS encoding S24 family peptidase: MDETALQLYRRQRLDEAIAHLTAGNVTAFARLLGYRDGAFVRQMLSGSRAVSDKTVRAIETLRGMRAWFQADGEAPLQAGERDPAYPDAETGAGMDAVLVLEVRRQQDLGARQGAEPACTADGGMRTIALTHEWLERRSLRARDLIAVAVGDDSMQPSLHPGDVVAVDTREPSPADGQVFVVDYEGACLVRRVVRDSGAWWLAAENALRFPRKQLTAPSARLVGRVVHVHSETL; encoded by the coding sequence ATGGACGAAACCGCGTTGCAACTGTATCGGCGCCAGCGCCTGGATGAGGCGATTGCCCATCTCACGGCGGGCAACGTCACCGCGTTCGCGCGCCTGCTGGGGTACCGCGACGGGGCTTTCGTGCGGCAGATGCTGTCGGGATCGCGCGCAGTGTCGGACAAGACGGTGCGAGCGATCGAGACGCTGCGCGGCATGCGCGCCTGGTTCCAGGCGGACGGAGAGGCGCCCCTGCAGGCGGGCGAGCGGGACCCGGCCTATCCGGATGCGGAGACCGGCGCGGGCATGGATGCCGTGCTGGTGCTGGAGGTGCGCCGCCAGCAGGACCTGGGCGCGCGGCAGGGCGCCGAACCCGCCTGCACGGCGGACGGCGGCATGCGCACCATCGCGCTTACCCACGAGTGGCTGGAGCGCCGCAGCCTGCGCGCGCGCGACCTGATCGCCGTCGCGGTGGGCGACGACAGCATGCAGCCGTCACTGCATCCCGGGGACGTGGTGGCGGTGGATACCCGCGAGCCGTCGCCGGCCGACGGGCAGGTGTTCGTGGTGGACTACGAGGGCGCCTGCCTGGTGCGGCGGGTGGTGCGCGACAGCGGTGCATGGTGGCTGGCCGCGGAGAACGCGCTGCGGTTCCCGCGCAAGCAGCTCACGGCACCCTCTGCCCGGCTCGTCGGGCGGGTGGTGCACGTGCACAGCGAGACGCTGTGA